In Dryobates pubescens isolate bDryPub1 chromosome 19, bDryPub1.pri, whole genome shotgun sequence, the following are encoded in one genomic region:
- the HSBP1 gene encoding heat shock factor-binding protein 1: MAETDPKTVQELTAVVQTLLQQMQDKFQTMSDQIIGRIDDMSCRIDDLEKNIADLMTQAGVEELEGENKTPATNKS, encoded by the exons ATGGCCGAGACCGACCCGAAGACTGTGCAAGAGCTCACCGCCGTG gTGCAGACATTGCTTCAGCAGATGCAGGACAAATTTCAAACCATGTCTGACCAGATAATTGGAAGAA TTGATGACATGAGCTGTCGCATAGATGACCTGGAGAAGAACATAGCAGACCTCATGACGCAGGCGGGAGTGGAAGAATTGGAAGGCGAGAACAAGACCCCTGCTACTAACAAGAGTTAA